From Quercus lobata isolate SW786 chromosome 11, ValleyOak3.0 Primary Assembly, whole genome shotgun sequence:
AAAGGCGAACGATTGTACACACAAGTCAGTCACTCGTTTGTAATGAGCAAATTGAAGAGTTATCATCCTCGTTTCATATTACAGTAAAAAAGGATACATTGTCAAATACTGAAGCAACCAATGAAGAGGTCGATGAAGCTCCTCCAGCcttggaagatggaggacaagcTACAGTTGATGAACTTAAAGAGATCAATTTAGGAACTGTTGAAGAACCTCGACCAACTTTCATCAGTGCGCTTCTCAcctttgaagaagaagaagggtacCTCAAGCTCCTAGTAGAATATAAAGATGTGTTTGTTTGGACTTACAAGGAAATGCCTAGGCTCAATCCAAGTATTGCTCTACACCATTTGGCAGTAAAGAAGAGCGTACACCCAGTCAAACAAGCCCAAAGATGCTTTTGGCCAGAGCTTATCCCTTAAATAGAAACTGAGGTCAATAAACTAATTGAGGTGGGCTTCATTCGAGAAGTATAGCACCCAGAATGGATAGCTAACATTGTCCCtgtcaaaaagaagaatggacaaATCCGGGTGTGCATTGACTTCCATGATTTGAGCAATGCATGTTCCAAGGATGATTTTCCATTACCCATCACTGAGGTCATGGTTGACACCACTACTGGTCATGAAGCTTTATCTTTCATGGATGGTTCTTCAGGTTACAACCAAATTCAAATGAATCCTAAGGATGAAGAGCTTACAGCTTCTTGTACTCCTAAGGGAAATTTAttgttacaaagtgatgccttttggactaAAGAACACTGGTGCTATTTATCAACAGGCCATGCAGAAGATCTTTGATAATGTACTTCATAAATACGTGGAGtgttatgttgatgatatggtgGTTAAAACGAAAAGAGGGGAAGACCATCTGGTAGAACTGCAATCTGTGTTCCACCGCCTAAGAAAGAATCAGCTTAAAATGAACCCCTGCAAATGCGCTTTTGGCATAACATATGGTAAATTTCTTGGTTGAAATTGACCAATCGAAAATTGAAGCTATCCAGAAAATGCCAAATCCAAGAATCTACAAGAACTTAAAGGCTTGAAGGGAAAGTTAGCCTACATACGACGATTTATCTCAAACTTAGTTGGTCAATGTCAACCTTTCAATAAATTGATGAAGAAGGATGTGCACTTTGAATGGGATGAGGCTTGTAGCAATGTTTTTGCACACATCAAAAGATACTTGCTTAATCCTCTAGTTTTAGGTGCTCCTATCCTAGGAAATCCTTTGGTGCTGTACATCGTGGCACAAGAAAAGTCTCTAGGTGCTCTTATGGCGTAAGAAAATGAAGAGGGGAAAGAAAGAACCCTTTATTATCTAAGTCAAAATCTGAATGGGGCTGAATTAAATTATTCTCCTATTGAAAAGATGTGTCTCGCTCTTTTCTTTGCCATAGacaaactggagcactacatgcAGGCATATACAGTCCATTTGATAGCAAAGGCGGACTTGATTAAGTATGTCCTCGTTAGGCTAGTAGTTTCGGGCCGTATAGCTCGATGCGTAGTCCTGCTACAATAATATGACTTTGCATATGTTCCCAAAAAGCTATCAAAGGACAAGCATTGGCAAATTTCTTAGCAGATCACCCAGTTCCATCTGATTAGGAGTTCTCCGATGATTTCTCGGATGAAGACGTGTTTTACATTGAAGTAATGCCaccatggatgatgttttttgatggGGTTGCATGTCAAGAAGGAGCGAGGGTAGGTgtagtgtttgtttctccaTAACGGCAAATACTTCTATACTCGTTCTCATTAAGCGAACTTTGCTCTAACAACGTAGTCGAATATCAAGCATTGATTATTGGTCTACAAATGGCCACTGAGATGGGCATATCGTAACTTAAGATATTTGGGGATTCCAAATTAGTTatcaaccaaatcttggagcAGTTTGATGTCAAGAAAGAAGACTTTATCCCTTATTGCAAATATGCGAAGAAGTTGCTAGCAAAGTTTGAGGCCATCACATTGGAGCATATACCAATGAAGGAGAATAAACAGACTGATGCTTTAGCTAATTTGGCTACCACCTTAGCATTATCCCAAGAAGAGACAACCAAAGTTGCTATTTCCCAAAAGTGGGTGGTACCTCTAGtgattgaagaagaagaagaaaaagagcaAGCCAAAAGTATTTTCGTATGCCTTGTTGAAAAAGAACATTATGGACAAGTGATCATTGAATACCTTCAACATGGAAGACTCCTGGATGATAAATGCCACAAGACTGAAGTTCGGCGGAGGGCTGCTCGATTCATTTACTATAAGGACACTCTCTTCTCCCATTCATTTGATGGATTGTTTCTCCATTGCTTAGGAGAGGAGGAGGCTAAACAAGCCTTAGAGGAGGCTCATTTTGGAATATGTGGCACACATCAGTCGGGTCCTAAGTTACACTACAGGATCAAATGAATGGGTTACTATTGGCCTACGATGGTGCAAGATTCTATGGAGTGCGCTAAGAAATGTGAAGCTTCTCAATATCACATAAACTTCATCCACCAGTCGCCAGAACCTCTACACCCAACTGTAGCTTCTTAgccttttgatgcatggggGCTTGATGCAATAGGACCATTGCCAAAGTCATCCGATGGCCATTTGTACATCTTGGCCGCAACTGATTACTTCTCGAAGTGGACAGAAACTATGCCTCTTAGGGAGGTGAAGAAAGAAATGGTGGTCAATTTCATTCGAACTCAATTGATCTATCGATATGGTGTCCCTCGTTATATCATAACTAATAATGGCAAACCGTTCTACAATAGGCTGATAATAGGGCTATATGAGAAGCTTGGATTTAAACAATACAACTCCTCCATGTACAATGCTCCGGCAAATGAATTGGCTGAAGCATTTAACAAAACACTTGGCAGTTTGTTGAAAAAGGTGGTATCCAAGACAAAACGAGACTGGCATGAAAGAATCAGAGAAGCATTATGGGCATATCAAACAACATTTCGAACTCCTACTCATGGGACGCCATATTCTCTCGTCTATGGAGTGGAAGCCATCCTTCCCTTAGAATGCCAAATCCCATCATTATGGATTGCCATTCAAGAAGGACTGACTGAAGAAGAAAATGCTAAGCTCAGATTGCAAAAATTAAAGGCACTTGATGAGAAAAGGCTCAAGGCCCAACAACGTCTTGAGTGCTATCAAGCTCGTCTTTCAagcatattcaataaaaaagttaaacCATGATCATTCCAAGTCGGTGACTTAGTCCTCGCCATTCGAAGACCTATCATCACAACTCATCGTACAGGAAATAAGTTCACTTCGAAATGGGATGGACCTTACGTTGTGCAAGAAGTCTACACCAATGAAGCTTACAAGTTGATTGATAATGATGGTGTAAggatcggccccatcaatgggaagttccttaagcgcttctatgcttgaaaatcaatgACTGCTCCTTGGTAAGAGTTTAAACTGCCCACTGCAGCGCTGCAAGGGTACATGATGTCTTCCCATTACCTTTGAAAGCGTaccaataaagagaaattaatccCCTTCTATGTCACCAATTATGAGTATGGCGTAGTGGTTGGATGCCCTTGTCACCCTTGAGGCCAAGGTCTCAAGTTCGATTAGTAGTGATACCCATTATTACGCAATTGGTACCCATGAAATGTCGTGGGGCGTGGGGCGAGGATTACACACATGAGCcctccctttaaaaaaaaaaaaaaaaaaaaaaaaaaaccaaaaatttttttttttgaactatttgatgacttgatccctctcaaggtatgtaggcaacttagtatcttTTGCTAAGTTCAATCAcgcactaaaaaaattattatcaaattatgaaaaaaaaaaaatgaaggagcaGAGAATAAAGTCTTCTTTATTGATTGACAAAAGGAAAATAGTACAGGGGAAAGCATGATGACACATATGAAGGgagttaaaacaaaaagattacACATCCATTTCAAGTCTTTCAAGCTAGAACGATTATCTTCCAGAAGGTCTCGTATCTTCTTTAATGCCTCCATATCCTGATCTTCAAGAACGGGAGTGGATTTGACTTCTTCAAGCTGTTCTTCCAAGGCTTGCACAACATCGTCTTGTTCAACTTGATGAGATTCAGTTTAAGACAGTGATTGCTCTAATTAGGTAAACTCGGTTCGCAGGTCAGCCATCATCAATGTAATGGTATCAAGATCGGTCTTCAAAGATGCTTTCTTGTGCGATGCTTCAGAAAGGAGGAGTTCAATTTCAGCCTCATGTCGAATTAAGTTGACAAGACTTGGTTGTTTATTCAGAGAGTCTTTCATCCTCAAATAGTCTACAACCCCTTCGCAATATTTGTCAACATGTTTGTGCAAGTGTCGAGGGTTCACTCCAAGACTTTCGATACCACTATagatttcatttatttaaacTTGTGGGAGGATGTTGTCCATAGTGATTTCTCTAATTAGGCAAACTCGGTTCGCAGGTCAACCATCATCAATGTAATGGTATCAAGATCGGTCTTCAAAGATGTTTTCTTGTGCGATGCTTCAGAAAGGAGAAGTTCAATTTCAACCTCATGCCGAATTAAGTTGACAGGACTTGGTTGTTTATTCAGAGAGTTTTCATCCTCAAATAGTCTACAAACCCTTCGCAATATTTGTCAACATGTTTGTGCAAGTGTTGAGGGTCCACTCCAAGACTTTCGATCCCACTAtagatttcatttatttcaacTTGTGGGAGGATGTTGTCCACAGAAAGAGTCAAAATCTTGTTGAAAACAACATCTCATAACATAGAAGCCCCTTTCCTACGCACAGAAGAAACATGTGCCATGCCTTGAAACATAGAGACTTTTGGATGGTTGGTCAGTTGCAGGGATGAAAGAAATGTCCTTCCTGTCTCGGTCGGAAATTTGGACGATGTACCAACATCACCAAACTTACGCCTCTTGAGATCTGAATTCTTCACAAATGGCTTTAAGATAGAAGACTCACTATTTGTAAGAAGATGCCCATGATTAATAGAAGTCTCTACATCAACACCCTTCATTGGACTCTTCAAATATTTCCAATTGTAGTCCAGGTCATTACACACCTCCTCTTCAGAAATTTTAATGGCATCCCTAACTGGTACAACAAGTGAACCTTTGATGCCTTGACTTTGAGCAACTCCGATATGTTGAGATGAGTCTTTTGAATGATGATCATCTTCAAGACGACATTGTGCAAACTTTGACAAAGGTTGTGGAATGTATGTGTCTTATAGCTCCTTCTTTCCCTTCTGTGATTTGTTGGATGTCATTGACTTAACATGGAAGGAGGCAATGCCagctagaaaatattttccttggGTAAAATCATTTCCACGAACTCCTTCCCACCATTGTCTGTGGCTATGTCTAACCCAGCTTCCAAAGTTTGTGGTAAAAGCCAAAATGAGTACTTTGGAATTTGTGTTGCAACAAGTGAAAGATTGGTAGAATTGGTATAGATCTTTTAAAGAGCCTGTATTAATTTCTTCCTTCAAATCACTTGGAATGTCTTGATGAAATCCAAAGCGCCGACTGAATCGGTGAGGACTATATGCTTCTACAATGTGTTGGTCTTCACATCGAAGTGACAAGTACCCTGAGCGACGGCTCATAAAGTAGTCAAACTTCTGAATGGATAAGTGATCATTGTTGATAAAAGTCTGGTCATAGCTTTTCTTGAAAGCAATTCAGTGCCAAAGAAAGTTGGTGGCAGTTTGTATGTGCTTTCGTGTAGAGAATTCGTTGAACGGAGAGGCGTAGCCTACACCAGAATATTTAGTCATCAAAGGATCAGATAGTTTATGATGGGTGATGCGATTGCTTCTAACAAAATGACCTACCCAGGCATAAACATAATGAATGGCAAAACTAGCTCCTGACTTGCTTGGAGTAGGAG
This genomic window contains:
- the LOC115966668 gene encoding uncharacterized protein LOC115966668, giving the protein MPLREVKKEMVVNFIRTQLIYRYGVPRYIITNNGKPFYNRLIIGLYEKLGFKQYNSSMYNAPANELAEAFNKTLGSLLKKVVSKTKRDWHERIREALWAYQTTFRTPTHGTPYSLVYGVEAILPLECQIPSLWIAIQEGLTEEENAKLRLQKLKALDEKRLKAQQRLECYQARLSSIFNKKVKP